One window of the Haloarcula halobia genome contains the following:
- the tuf gene encoding translation elongation factor EF-1 subunit alpha — translation MSDEQHQNLAIIGHVDHGKSTLVGRLLYETGSVPEHVIEQHKEEAEEKGKGGFEFAYVMDNLAEERERGVTIDIAHQEFTTDAYDFTIVDCPGHRDFVKNMITGASQADNAVLVVAADDGVQPQTQEHVFLARTLGIGELIVGVNKMDLVDYSESDYKQVVEEVKELLNQVRFNTEDASFIPISAFEGDNIAERSDNTSWYDGDILLEALNNLPAPEPPTDAPLRLPIQDVYTISGIGTVPVGRVETGILNTGDNVSFQPSDVSGEVKTVEMHHEEVPKAEPGDNVGFNVRGVGKDDIRRGDVCGPADDPPTVAETFQAQIVVMQHPSVITEGYTPVFHAHTAQVACTVESIDKKIDPSSGEVAEENPDFIQNGDAAVVTIRPQKPLSIEPSGEIPELGSFAIRDMGQTIAAGKVLSVNER, via the coding sequence ATGAGCGACGAACAACACCAGAACCTGGCCATCATCGGCCACGTTGACCACGGGAAGAGCACGCTCGTCGGACGACTCCTGTACGAGACAGGATCGGTACCGGAGCACGTCATCGAACAGCACAAAGAAGAGGCAGAGGAGAAGGGCAAGGGCGGCTTCGAGTTCGCCTACGTCATGGACAACCTCGCCGAAGAGCGAGAGCGCGGTGTCACCATCGACATCGCCCACCAGGAGTTCACGACGGACGCCTACGACTTCACCATCGTCGACTGTCCCGGCCACCGCGACTTCGTGAAGAACATGATCACGGGCGCGAGCCAGGCCGACAACGCCGTCCTCGTCGTCGCCGCAGACGACGGCGTCCAGCCGCAGACCCAGGAGCACGTCTTCCTGGCCCGCACGCTGGGCATCGGCGAGCTCATCGTCGGTGTCAACAAGATGGACCTCGTCGACTACAGCGAGTCCGACTACAAGCAGGTCGTCGAGGAGGTCAAGGAGCTGCTCAACCAGGTCCGCTTCAACACCGAGGACGCCTCGTTCATCCCGATCTCGGCGTTCGAGGGCGACAACATCGCCGAGCGCTCGGACAACACGTCCTGGTACGACGGCGACATCCTGCTGGAGGCCCTCAACAACCTGCCGGCCCCCGAGCCGCCGACGGACGCGCCGCTCCGACTGCCGATCCAGGACGTCTACACCATCTCCGGGATCGGTACGGTCCCGGTCGGCCGCGTCGAGACCGGCATCCTCAACACCGGCGACAACGTCTCGTTCCAGCCGTCGGACGTCTCCGGCGAGGTCAAGACCGTCGAGATGCACCACGAGGAGGTCCCGAAGGCCGAACCCGGTGACAACGTCGGGTTCAACGTCCGCGGCGTCGGCAAGGACGACATCCGGCGTGGCGACGTCTGTGGCCCGGCCGACGACCCGCCGACGGTCGCCGAGACCTTCCAGGCCCAGATCGTCGTGATGCAGCACCCGTCGGTCATCACCGAGGGCTACACGCCGGTCTTCCACGCTCACACGGCACAGGTCGCCTGTACCGTCGAGTCCATCGACAAGAAGATCGACCCCTCCTCCGGCGAGGTCGCCGAGGAGAACCCCGACTTCATCCAGAACGGCGACGCCGCGGTCGTCACCATCCGCCCGCAGAAGCCGCTGAGCATCGAGCCGTCCGGCGAGATTCCGGAGCTGGGCTCCTTTGCCATCCGCGACATGGGTCAGACCATCGCCGCTGGCAAGGTCCTCAGCGTCAACGAGCGATAA
- the rpsJ gene encoding 30S ribosomal protein S10 gives MAQQARVRLAGTSPEDLDDICADVREIASKTGVELSGPVPLPTKTLEVPTRKSPDGEGTATWEHWEMRVHKRLIDIDADERALRQLMRIQVPNDVSIEIVLED, from the coding sequence ATGGCCCAACAGGCACGCGTTCGGCTCGCAGGCACGAGTCCCGAGGACTTAGACGACATCTGCGCCGACGTGCGGGAGATCGCCTCGAAGACGGGGGTCGAACTGTCGGGCCCCGTCCCGCTCCCCACGAAGACACTGGAGGTTCCCACCCGCAAGTCCCCCGACGGTGAGGGGACCGCGACGTGGGAACACTGGGAGATGCGCGTCCACAAGCGTCTCATCGACATCGACGCCGACGAACGGGCGCTGCGCCAGCTGATGCGCATCCAGGTTCCCAACGACGTCTCCATCGAGATCGTCCTCGAGGACTGA
- a CDS encoding DUF433 domain-containing protein: MAERESRRIAHKLMSEPHITGRRISVRQVYALVEERDVDPEAVADRYDLDVADVYHALAYYHDHPREMSEVEAEREEAIESFRESIDRPEGIEPDMA, encoded by the coding sequence ATGGCCGAGCGCGAGTCGCGGCGGATCGCCCACAAGCTGATGAGTGAACCCCACATCACTGGCCGGCGTATCAGCGTCCGCCAGGTGTACGCGCTCGTCGAAGAGCGAGACGTCGACCCTGAAGCCGTCGCCGACCGGTACGATCTCGATGTGGCTGACGTCTATCACGCCCTTGCGTACTACCACGATCACCCACGGGAGATGAGCGAGGTCGAAGCCGAGCGTGAGGAGGCTATCGAGTCGTTCCGAGAGTCGATCGACCGGCCCGAAGGTATCGAACCTGACATGGCCTGA
- a CDS encoding DUF5615 family PIN-like protein gives MAEWAFLLDENVDPKVATYLEKEALDAAHVRDTLGQGADDDADVLPYAREQNRIIVTSDVKDFGPLPPDSHAGIILLYDDTMPAYRVAAALIALVDAYPDRDAFTGREELDPWV, from the coding sequence ATGGCCGAGTGGGCATTTCTCCTCGACGAAAATGTCGATCCGAAAGTAGCGACGTATCTGGAAAAAGAAGCGCTGGATGCAGCCCACGTTCGGGACACACTTGGACAAGGTGCCGACGACGACGCTGACGTGCTCCCCTACGCTCGCGAACAGAACCGTATCATCGTAACGAGTGACGTGAAAGATTTCGGCCCACTACCGCCCGATTCTCACGCCGGCATCATCCTCCTGTACGACGATACGATGCCAGCCTACAGAGTTGCGGCAGCACTTATCGCACTTGTCGATGCGTACCCAGACAGAGATGCGTTCACTGGTCGTGAAGAACTGGACCCATGGGTGTGA
- a CDS encoding type II toxin-antitoxin system HicB family antitoxin, protein MSTGREIRLIEEDDGWWSAVDEETGVASQGPTRAVALENLDEAVELTKEAREDDTPAPEPDAPWFEDS, encoded by the coding sequence ATGAGCACGGGACGTGAAATTCGCCTTATCGAGGAGGACGATGGGTGGTGGTCGGCTGTAGACGAAGAAACGGGTGTCGCAAGCCAGGGTCCGACGCGGGCTGTGGCACTCGAAAATCTCGACGAGGCTGTCGAACTCACCAAGGAAGCGAGGGAAGATGATACACCAGCCCCCGAACCTGACGCGCCGTGGTTCGAGGACTCGTAA
- a CDS encoding type II toxin-antitoxin system HicA family toxin, translating into MVTRDFSSEEIVNVLRKFGYRHDRTRGDHAILKYTHPETGEKRTVTVPLHDRVRIGTLQNIADQCGAQDFRAWCEWIDEHR; encoded by the coding sequence ATGGTCACGCGAGACTTCTCAAGTGAAGAAATCGTCAACGTCCTCCGAAAATTTGGATACCGACACGACCGAACACGTGGCGACCACGCAATTCTCAAGTACACCCATCCAGAGACCGGCGAGAAACGAACCGTGACTGTCCCGTTACACGACCGCGTTCGCATCGGGACACTCCAGAACATCGCTGACCAGTGCGGTGCCCAAGACTTTCGCGCCTGGTGTGAGTGGATCGACGAGCATCGGTGA
- a CDS encoding MarR family transcriptional regulator: protein MSTNIGTTDGMNSREIVHFVTQQTRFALVNNILQHPEQLPSMYELEELNPSVSEATVYKHIQKLIDAGIVEEVSLDDDQRRQGYPWKFYGLTEGGRAFLGEHNLLAAEETLQQIYETISDKPEKMVKYENAPRPERA, encoded by the coding sequence ATGAGCACCAATATCGGAACCACTGATGGGATGAACTCCCGGGAGATCGTCCATTTCGTTACCCAGCAGACGCGGTTCGCGCTCGTCAACAATATCCTCCAGCATCCCGAACAGTTGCCCTCGATGTACGAACTCGAGGAGCTCAATCCCAGCGTGAGCGAGGCCACTGTGTACAAGCATATCCAGAAGTTGATCGACGCTGGCATCGTCGAGGAGGTCTCCCTGGACGACGACCAGCGCAGACAGGGCTATCCCTGGAAGTTCTACGGCCTCACTGAGGGGGGGCGGGCGTTCCTCGGGGAACACAACTTGCTCGCCGCCGAGGAGACTCTCCAGCAAATCTACGAGACCATCTCGGATAAGCCTGAAAAGATGGTCAAGTACGAGAATGCGCCTCGTCCAGAGCGCGCGTGA
- a CDS encoding ribbon-helix-helix domain-containing protein, with amino-acid sequence MSDADTTVGDDGPEMVQINLRLSKAFLEDIDTTWKEEGFNSRSEFLRYAARDAVKHPEFSREGWKQIAASEHELRSGDAELVSRREVVEMMGRDEDAE; translated from the coding sequence ATGTCTGATGCAGATACCACGGTTGGCGACGACGGGCCAGAGATGGTCCAGATCAACCTCCGACTGAGCAAGGCGTTTCTCGAAGATATCGACACAACGTGGAAAGAGGAAGGATTCAATTCTCGGAGTGAGTTCCTCCGATACGCAGCACGCGACGCGGTGAAACACCCTGAGTTCTCTCGCGAGGGATGGAAACAGATTGCTGCCAGTGAACACGAACTGCGGTCTGGCGACGCAGAGTTAGTGTCGCGTAGGGAAGTCGTCGAGATGATGGGTCGAGACGAAGATGCCGAGTGA
- a CDS encoding type II toxin-antitoxin system RelE family toxin yields MPSDEWTWKFTTRAADQFDSLDPHVQDRVVSKLDEIVESEWREPDDFLEPLTGGPFSKLRVGQYRLACTLDRSESVLEGHRIEHRSGAYTADDD; encoded by the coding sequence ATGCCGAGTGACGAGTGGACGTGGAAGTTCACGACGAGGGCGGCCGATCAGTTCGATTCTCTCGACCCGCACGTACAGGACCGAGTTGTCTCGAAGTTAGACGAGATCGTCGAGTCAGAATGGCGTGAGCCTGACGACTTTCTCGAACCGCTAACTGGTGGCCCGTTCTCGAAACTTCGTGTCGGACAGTATCGACTCGCCTGTACACTCGACAGGAGTGAGTCAGTTCTCGAAGGCCACCGAATCGAACATCGAAGCGGTGCCTACACTGCTGACGACGATTAA
- a CDS encoding MarR family transcriptional regulator, whose amino-acid sequence MTSNPDDAETFRVLRNKRDATRYQILVEIADRQPAVSQQEIAGEIGVTSQAVSNYLQDLVGLGHVEKLGRGRYEVTKEGVDWLISQTDHLRNYVQHVSEDVIGQVDVETVLATTDVSEGETVSLTMRDGVLRAMAGSTGSATAVAVTEAAAGTEVGITNVEGVVDYELGTVTVVSVPKVQNGGSRAVEPGTIADLAGGHDLVAVAGVEALATARAAAVEVDVRFGSASAVQEAATKGLDVLLLAATDRVSSHTDNLADGNISYEVVDAADA is encoded by the coding sequence ATGACCTCGAATCCCGACGACGCGGAAACGTTCCGCGTCCTCCGTAACAAACGAGACGCGACGAGATACCAGATCCTGGTCGAGATCGCAGACAGACAGCCGGCGGTCAGTCAACAGGAGATCGCCGGGGAGATCGGCGTCACCTCGCAGGCGGTGAGCAACTATCTCCAGGACCTCGTCGGACTCGGTCACGTCGAGAAGCTCGGTCGCGGTCGCTACGAGGTCACCAAGGAGGGCGTCGACTGGCTCATCTCACAGACCGACCACCTCCGGAACTACGTGCAACACGTCTCCGAGGACGTCATCGGACAGGTCGACGTCGAGACGGTCCTCGCGACGACAGACGTCAGCGAGGGTGAGACCGTCTCCCTGACGATGCGAGACGGGGTGCTTCGTGCGATGGCCGGGTCGACTGGGAGTGCAACTGCGGTTGCGGTCACGGAGGCTGCGGCTGGCACCGAGGTAGGCATCACGAACGTCGAGGGCGTCGTCGATTACGAGCTGGGGACGGTCACGGTGGTCTCGGTCCCGAAGGTCCAGAACGGTGGCAGTCGTGCGGTAGAACCCGGCACTATCGCCGACCTCGCCGGTGGACACGACCTGGTCGCCGTCGCCGGCGTCGAAGCGCTCGCCACAGCCAGGGCCGCAGCCGTCGAGGTCGACGTCCGGTTTGGCAGCGCCAGCGCAGTCCAGGAAGCGGCCACGAAGGGACTCGACGTCCTCCTGCTTGCCGCGACCGACCGGGTTTCGAGCCACACCGACAACCTCGCCGACGGGAACATCAGCTACGAGGTCGTCGACGCTGCCGACGCGTAG
- the cbiT gene encoding precorrin-6Y C5,15-methyltransferase (decarboxylating) subunit CbiT, with protein sequence MSQVSLPHDAKAGPTKAEVRAVLCQKLDLGPTDHFVEVGSCTGAVTIEAARRAGRVTALERKPDRLAVTRKNLAANDVTADVTLEDAEAPAGLPADADALFLGGSRNYEAVLDHAVETGIDRVVMNVSRLEVAGAATEAFRDRGLLDEVVQVQVSHGYELAGATSFDAQNPVYVLVGGTDAVATDGGRR encoded by the coding sequence ATGTCACAGGTATCGCTCCCACACGACGCGAAGGCGGGGCCGACGAAGGCAGAGGTCAGGGCCGTCCTCTGTCAAAAACTCGACCTCGGGCCGACTGACCACTTCGTCGAGGTCGGGTCCTGTACCGGTGCAGTCACCATCGAGGCCGCCAGACGGGCCGGTCGGGTCACGGCGCTCGAACGGAAGCCCGACCGACTGGCCGTCACGAGAAAGAACCTCGCTGCGAACGACGTGACCGCCGACGTCACGCTCGAGGACGCCGAAGCCCCGGCGGGATTACCCGCCGACGCCGACGCCCTCTTCCTGGGTGGTAGTCGGAACTACGAGGCCGTGCTGGACCACGCAGTCGAGACCGGTATCGACCGCGTGGTGATGAACGTCTCCCGGCTCGAGGTCGCCGGAGCCGCCACCGAGGCGTTCCGTGACCGGGGTTTGCTCGACGAAGTCGTGCAGGTCCAGGTGAGCCACGGCTACGAACTCGCCGGGGCGACGAGCTTCGACGCCCAGAACCCGGTGTACGTGCTGGTCGGCGGCACCGACGCGGTGGCGACCGACGGGGGCCGACGATGA
- a CDS encoding cobalt-factor II C(20)-methyltransferase, translating into MTLYGVGLGPGEADLVTVRGRDVLADADVVYSPGRLSRSVATNHVPEDRIGDLEFPMTRDAEKLRAAWKTAAAEIAPTARDGDVAFVTLGDPNVYSTFGHLRRTMAAFHPEVDLEVVPGVSAVTAFATALGVEITAGSSLALREADGGVSPTGPDRMVLFKVTDAPATHEGLVEAGYDVVYGRRLFMEQGETLVTDDPTDIEERDYYTLAYAERPEARVEQATDAFLESADGTGAITDGGDYAAGRAARQERSEGALCGDEVGR; encoded by the coding sequence ATGACGCTGTACGGCGTCGGACTCGGCCCCGGCGAGGCGGACCTCGTCACGGTCCGTGGCCGCGACGTCCTCGCCGATGCAGACGTCGTCTACTCCCCGGGCCGACTCTCCCGGTCGGTCGCGACGAACCACGTTCCCGAAGACCGAATCGGCGACCTCGAGTTCCCGATGACGCGTGACGCCGAGAAACTCCGGGCGGCGTGGAAGACGGCGGCCGCCGAGATCGCTCCGACCGCACGTGACGGCGACGTGGCGTTCGTCACGCTCGGCGACCCGAACGTCTACTCGACGTTCGGCCACCTCCGGCGGACGATGGCGGCCTTTCACCCCGAGGTCGACCTCGAGGTCGTCCCCGGCGTCAGTGCGGTCACCGCGTTCGCGACCGCCCTGGGCGTCGAGATAACTGCCGGGTCGAGTCTCGCCCTGCGCGAGGCCGACGGCGGCGTCTCGCCGACCGGTCCCGACCGGATGGTGTTGTTCAAGGTAACAGACGCCCCGGCGACCCACGAGGGGCTGGTCGAGGCCGGCTACGACGTCGTCTACGGGCGGCGGCTGTTCATGGAGCAGGGCGAGACGCTCGTCACGGACGACCCAACCGATATCGAAGAGCGCGATTACTACACGCTCGCGTACGCGGAGCGACCCGAGGCACGCGTCGAACAGGCGACCGACGCCTTCCTCGAGTCGGCAGATGGGACGGGTGCGATCACCGACGGTGGCGACTATGCCGCTGGGAGGGCGGCCCGGCAGGAACGCTCCGAGGGCGCACTCTGTGGCGACGAGGTGGGACGATGA
- a CDS encoding cobalt-precorrin-4/precorrin-4 C(11)-methyltransferase, whose product MSDERGETDPQTAIDAVAGNRDERVYEHSAGDDQDGIPFVGAGPGNPRLLTVAGRDLLADADLVVHAGSLVNSELLAEYCEDAETVSSIGKDLEELIPLMRDAYERGETVVRLHSGDPAIYGAALEQMDALEHEGVPTYIVPGVTSAFAASATLRTQLTLNEVANHVAFTRPQGKTLDADEDHVSEFVGMGDVTTCIYLGTHAVAETMERLLDDGHDPETPVAVVYHASWPDEDVIEGTIETIGEKVEDTGYRASAMVVVGDAVGGEDYERSFLYGDWASGDADSQEADD is encoded by the coding sequence ATGAGCGACGAGCGAGGAGAGACGGACCCACAGACGGCAATCGACGCCGTCGCAGGGAATCGTGACGAACGAGTATACGAACACAGCGCCGGCGACGACCAGGATGGTATCCCCTTCGTCGGGGCCGGGCCGGGGAACCCGCGACTGCTGACCGTCGCGGGCCGCGACCTGCTGGCCGACGCCGACCTCGTGGTCCACGCCGGCTCGCTGGTCAACAGTGAACTGCTGGCCGAGTACTGCGAGGACGCCGAGACGGTCAGTTCCATCGGCAAGGACCTCGAGGAACTGATCCCGCTGATGCGGGACGCGTACGAGCGCGGCGAGACGGTCGTCCGCCTCCACAGCGGCGATCCGGCCATCTACGGCGCGGCCTTAGAACAGATGGACGCGCTCGAACACGAGGGCGTCCCCACGTACATCGTCCCCGGCGTCACGTCGGCCTTCGCCGCCAGCGCGACGCTACGGACGCAGTTGACGCTGAACGAGGTGGCAAATCACGTCGCCTTCACCCGCCCCCAGGGGAAGACACTCGACGCGGACGAGGATCACGTCTCAGAGTTCGTGGGGATGGGCGACGTGACGACCTGCATCTATCTCGGTACTCACGCCGTCGCCGAGACGATGGAGCGCCTGCTCGATGACGGTCACGACCCGGAGACGCCCGTCGCGGTGGTCTACCACGCCTCGTGGCCCGACGAGGACGTCATCGAGGGAACAATCGAGACCATCGGCGAGAAGGTCGAGGACACCGGTTATCGGGCCTCGGCGATGGTGGTCGTCGGCGACGCGGTCGGCGGGGAGGATTACGAACGCTCGTTCCTGTACGGGGACTGGGCCAGCGGCGACGCGGACTCACAGGAGGCCGACGACTGA
- the cbiG gene encoding cobalt-precorrin 5A hydrolase yields MSTDDSDTNSCTVPDSDGEAAEEIAIVAFERKMGTAAEIVDGIGDRYASIDVLEYHGDVFEEFWGEYDCFVGLMASGIAMRKTAHLLDDKWDDPAICVVDEELTWAIPITGGHHGANQVADDLASLGAVPAMTTASEAADKQGVEKQARALDAHVVNGDSTVATNLAVLDDELGPVERLDGPSAVLVDDDVTVLKRNGADGVVLGTGSVAGAKVEQFHDAWDAALDDADCDREDVDFVATGTRKADEEGLLAAAEDWGLGVVAFEKETLEEFEGPSPSRSKELIGWPGIAEASAIAGGRDHDLLAEKTRYDEAVTVAIGR; encoded by the coding sequence ATGAGCACCGACGACAGCGACACGAACAGTTGCACAGTACCCGATTCCGACGGTGAGGCCGCCGAGGAGATCGCCATCGTCGCGTTCGAGCGGAAGATGGGGACCGCCGCGGAGATCGTCGACGGCATCGGCGACCGCTACGCGTCCATCGACGTGCTCGAGTACCACGGCGACGTCTTCGAGGAGTTCTGGGGCGAGTACGACTGTTTCGTCGGCCTGATGGCCAGCGGCATCGCGATGCGCAAGACCGCCCACCTGCTGGACGACAAGTGGGACGACCCCGCCATCTGCGTCGTCGACGAGGAACTCACGTGGGCAATTCCGATCACGGGGGGCCACCACGGCGCGAACCAGGTCGCCGACGATCTGGCGTCGCTTGGCGCGGTCCCGGCGATGACGACAGCGAGCGAGGCGGCCGACAAACAGGGCGTCGAGAAGCAGGCGAGAGCCCTCGACGCACACGTCGTCAACGGCGACTCGACGGTCGCGACGAACCTCGCGGTGCTGGACGACGAACTCGGTCCAGTCGAACGACTCGACGGCCCGTCGGCGGTGCTCGTCGACGACGACGTGACGGTCCTGAAACGCAACGGCGCGGACGGCGTCGTCCTGGGTACCGGCAGCGTCGCCGGCGCGAAGGTCGAACAGTTCCACGACGCGTGGGACGCCGCGCTCGACGACGCAGACTGCGACCGCGAAGACGTCGACTTCGTCGCCACGGGCACCAGGAAGGCCGACGAAGAGGGGTTGCTCGCCGCCGCCGAGGATTGGGGCCTGGGCGTCGTCGCCTTCGAGAAGGAGACGCTGGAGGAATTCGAGGGCCCGTCGCCGTCCCGCTCGAAGGAACTCATCGGCTGGCCCGGCATCGCCGAGGCGTCGGCCATCGCCGGCGGGCGTGACCACGACCTGCTGGCCGAGAAGACGCGCTACGACGAGGCCGTGACGGTGGCGATCGGCCGATGA
- a CDS encoding precorrin-3B C(17)-methyltransferase: MSRTGERGVDGATAAHPEDYGTLYVVGIGPGLPHDMTHRAKDVIRTADCVFASNLYQEFLRTDGTLPPESAALDDVCDDGIVTDESGTVLERPDGSRQTLVRSSMGKQVELAREAFERVRDGQAVAHVSGGDPNVYGKSDLLFTMADADDADDVPIEIVPGVTAALSGAANLGAPLSNDFCTVSLSDKWRGWDEIEEKLRAAAISGFVVVLYNCWRDYERAVAILREERADDVPAAIVNDAGRGTLGRNLDDETETITTLGELPDHADEVGGMGSSIVVGTHETEHWANDYRDFLVTPRGGRDVEDF, encoded by the coding sequence ATGAGCCGGACCGGCGAGAGGGGCGTGGACGGTGCGACGGCGGCCCACCCCGAGGACTACGGGACGCTGTACGTCGTCGGTATCGGCCCAGGCCTCCCCCACGACATGACCCACCGGGCAAAGGACGTGATTCGGACGGCTGACTGCGTCTTCGCGTCGAACCTCTATCAGGAGTTCCTCCGGACCGACGGCACGCTCCCGCCGGAATCGGCGGCACTCGACGACGTGTGCGACGACGGTATCGTGACCGACGAGTCGGGGACGGTCCTCGAACGCCCCGACGGGAGCCGCCAGACGCTCGTCAGGTCCTCGATGGGCAAGCAGGTCGAGCTCGCACGCGAGGCGTTCGAGCGCGTACGGGACGGCCAGGCCGTCGCCCACGTCTCCGGCGGCGACCCGAACGTCTACGGGAAATCCGACCTCCTGTTCACGATGGCCGACGCCGACGACGCCGACGACGTGCCCATCGAGATCGTCCCCGGCGTGACCGCCGCCCTCTCGGGGGCGGCGAACCTCGGTGCGCCGCTGTCGAACGACTTCTGTACCGTCTCGCTGTCGGACAAGTGGCGCGGCTGGGACGAGATCGAGGAGAAGCTCCGGGCGGCCGCCATCAGCGGCTTCGTCGTCGTCCTGTACAACTGCTGGCGGGACTACGAGCGAGCGGTGGCCATTCTGCGAGAGGAACGGGCCGACGACGTGCCGGCGGCGATCGTCAACGACGCCGGGCGGGGGACGCTGGGCCGGAACCTCGACGACGAGACGGAGACCATCACGACGCTCGGCGAACTGCCGGACCACGCCGACGAAGTCGGCGGCATGGGGTCGTCCATCGTCGTCGGCACCCACGAGACCGAGCACTGGGCGAACGACTACCGCGACTTTCTCGTCACCCCGCGTGGCGGGCGTGACGTGGAGGATTTCTGA
- the cobJ gene encoding precorrin-3B C(17)-methyltransferase, translated as MRTDETTETSTERESKCGGATTGTADENSSACGGSSSTATGSSCGGSSTESGEADVGATVDDFEADPGRLVAVGLGPGQPEGMTAKARAALLEADHIVGYTTYVELLPDEVIEAAEDIYDTPMCGEVSRTEEATDRALAGNDVAIIGSGDPNVYALAGLALEILESKGATASMLAFDVVPGVPAAQSCAARVGAPLVNDTVSISLSDHLTDMPTIESRLHATAKEGFTIAIYNPWSRKRRDNYAKCCEILLEHRDPETPVGVVHAAGREDERVEIVELGDLPDLGETDLVDMTTTLLVGNEETYVWDDRMVTPRGYETKYDY; from the coding sequence ATGCGTACGGACGAGACCACTGAAACGAGTACGGAGCGCGAATCGAAATGCGGTGGCGCAACGACCGGAACGGCGGACGAAAACTCGTCAGCGTGTGGCGGGTCGTCGTCGACTGCCACCGGCAGTTCCTGTGGCGGCTCGTCGACGGAAAGCGGCGAGGCGGACGTCGGCGCCACCGTCGACGACTTCGAGGCCGACCCTGGTCGACTGGTCGCCGTCGGCCTCGGCCCCGGCCAACCGGAGGGGATGACGGCGAAGGCACGCGCGGCCCTGCTCGAGGCCGACCACATCGTCGGCTACACGACCTACGTCGAACTGCTCCCCGACGAGGTGATTGAGGCCGCGGAGGACATCTACGACACGCCGATGTGCGGCGAGGTGTCCCGCACGGAGGAGGCGACCGACCGGGCGCTGGCCGGCAACGACGTGGCAATCATCGGCAGCGGCGACCCGAACGTCTACGCGCTCGCCGGACTGGCACTGGAGATACTCGAGTCCAAGGGCGCGACCGCCTCGATGCTTGCGTTCGACGTCGTCCCCGGCGTCCCCGCCGCCCAGTCGTGTGCGGCCCGCGTCGGCGCGCCGCTGGTCAACGACACCGTCTCCATCTCGCTGTCGGACCACCTCACGGACATGCCGACCATCGAGTCCCGGTTGCACGCCACGGCCAAGGAGGGGTTCACCATCGCCATCTACAACCCCTGGAGTCGCAAGCGCCGGGACAACTACGCGAAGTGCTGCGAGATTCTGCTCGAACACCGCGACCCTGAGACGCCGGTCGGCGTGGTACACGCCGCGGGTCGCGAGGACGAGCGCGTCGAGATCGTCGAACTGGGCGATCTGCCCGACCTGGGCGAGACCGACCTCGTCGACATGACGACGACGCTGCTCGTGGGCAACGAGGAGACCTACGTCTGGGACGACCGGATGGTCACGCCGCGTGGCTACGAGACGAAGTACGACTACTGA
- a CDS encoding ferredoxin, translating to MYRITLDRATCDGVFACLVRDDRFVEDGDGLAAIEVDDERTVAATFDDDRRDDAASAAAACPLDAITVEDVSPAADRTEGEP from the coding sequence ATGTACCGGATCACACTCGACAGAGCGACCTGTGACGGTGTCTTCGCCTGTCTCGTGCGCGACGACCGGTTCGTCGAGGACGGCGACGGCCTCGCGGCCATCGAGGTCGACGACGAGCGGACCGTGGCGGCGACGTTCGACGACGACCGACGGGACGACGCCGCGTCGGCGGCCGCGGCCTGTCCACTCGATGCGATTACCGTCGAGGATGTCTCCCCGGCGGCCGACCGTACGGAGGGCGAGCCATGA